The sequence GCAACCACCTCATCCACACGCTGCGCCGCAACGTCAACATGACGATCCTGCTGTTCAACAACCGGATCTACGGCCTGACCAAGGGGCAGTACTCCCCCACCTCCGAGACCGGCAAGGTCACCAAGTCGACGCCGATGGGGTCGTTGGACCACCCGTTCAACCCCGTCTCGCTCGCGCTCGGCGCCGAGGGCACGTTCGTCGCCCGCACCATCGACTCCGACCGCAAGCACCTCACCTCGGTGCTCTCGGCGGCTGCCGCCCACCGCGGCACCTCGTTCGTGGAGATCTATCAGAACTGCCCGATCTTCAACGACGGCGCCTTCGACGCGATCAAGTCCCCTGACACCAAGGCCGACGCGATCATTCCGCTGGTGCACGGCGAGCAGATCCGCTTCGGCGCCCAGGACGAGTCAGGGCGCGGCACCAAGGCCCTCGTGCGCGACAAGGCCAGCGGCGGCGTGAAGATCGTCGAGGCCGCGGAGGTCGCGGACGCCGAGATCCTGGTGCACGACGCACACAGCGCCGACCCGTCCACCGCGTTCGCCATCTCCCGGTTGACCGACTCCGGCTATCTCAACCAGTCACCGATCGGCATCTTCCGACAGGTGGAGCGAGCGGCGTACGACGACCAGGCGCGCGCCCAGGTCACGACCGCCCAGGGCGGCACCAGCGGCGACCAGTCGGAACGACTGGCCGCCCTTATCAGCGCCGGCGACACCTGGACGATCGTCTGAGGACGAACGGCTCCTACTTGAAGAAGAGCGTCCAGACCTCGCCCTTGGTGGTCTTGTAGCCGTCGGAACCCTTGACCTTGACCCGCCACTTCCACTTGCCGGTGCGGGGAGCGTAGATCCGGGTGACGTACTTGCCGGTCTTGCTGGTCTTGAACTTCTTGACGGTCTTCCACTGGCAGCCCGGCTTGGTGCAGGCCTTCTTCTGCAGCTGCACCTTCTGCTTGGCGTAGGGCAGGTAGGTGATCCCGTCGACCTGCAGCTCGGTCACCTTGCCCTTGAGCTTGAAGGTGTCGAAGGTGATCTGGTAGTCCATCGGGTCCTTCTCCTCGATGGTCCGCTCGGGCAGTGCCTGACCGGCCTGCGCCGGGGTCGCGGCGAGCGCGCTCATCCCCAACAGTGCGGCCAGCAGGCCGGCGATGACGGTGCGGATGATCCGCATGTGGTCCCCCTAGGAACGTGAATTTGGTGGTGGGTGACGTGTGCACCCACGGCATGGGCCAAGTCGTACGAATGGTAGACGCTCGATGTCGGCAGACAGTTGTCGAGGACTGCGCCATACACTCGCCCGGTGCCAGACGTGCGCAAGGGTTTGCTGTTCGGCACCGCCGCCTATGGGCTGTGGGGGCTCTTCCCGTTGTTCTGGCCACTGCTGGAGCCCGCGGGCGCCATCGAGATCCTCGGGCACAGGATCGTCTGGACGGCGCTCACTATGCTGGCGCTGGTCGCGTTGTTCCGCCGTACGACTGCCATCCGGGCCGTCGTGGTCGACCGGCGCGCGCTGAGTCTGTTGACCGTGGCCGCCGCGGTGATCTCGGTCAACTGGGCGACCTACATCTGGGGCGTGAACAACGGGCGGGTGATCGAGGCGTCGTTGGGCTACTTCATCAACCCGCTCGTGACGGTGCTGATGGGCGTCTTCATCCTCGGCGAGAGCCTGCGCCGGCTCCAGTGGCTGGCGCTCGGGGTCGCGTCGGTCGCGGTCGTGGTGCTGACCATCGACTACGGTCACCCGCCGTGGGTCGCGCTGGTGCTGGCGTTCTCGTTCGGCACCTACGGTCTGGCCAAGAAGCAGGCCGGCGTCGGTCCCGTCGAGAGCCTCACCGTCGAGGCGGTCGTCCTGGCCCCGGTGGCGGCGGCCTATCTCGCGTGGTTGGCCTTCACCGGCGCGTCGACCTTCGGTCACAGCGGCGGTGGGCATGCGCTGCTGATGGCCGCGACCGGCATCGTGACGGCGATCCCCCTGATGTTGTTCGGGGCGGCGGCGATCCGCGTCCCGCTCGTGGCGCTGGGGCTGCTGCAATACCTGGCACCGGTGATCCAGTTCGCCCTGGGCGTCCTGCTGTTCCGCGAGGACATGCCCGTCGCCCGGTGGGTCGGATTCGGCCTGGTGTGGATCGCGTTGACCATGTTCACGGTCGAAGCGATCAACCACCGTCGTCTGCAGCTGCGGCTGGTCACCGAGGCGTCGGCAGCCTGATCGACTGCCGGACCGACGTGCCGCACGGTCGGCGCTTCACGTCACGACCGTGTTGGGGTCTAGCATTCGCGCTCCCCCCGAGAGGACCTCCACATGGCTACTGACTACGACGCATCCCGCAAGACCGAGGACGAACAGAAGGAGGAGAGCCGAGAGGCCCGCCGCCTGACCTCGGGCGAGCAGGACAAGACCTCAGGAAGAATCGACGAGGACGAGACCGAGCTCGCCGAGTCGTACGAGCTTCCCGGCGCGGACCTCTCCCACGAGGAGCTCGCCGTCGAGGTCACACCGCGCCAGAACGACGAGTTCACCTGCACGTCGTGCTTCCTCGTCCAGCACGAGTCACGACGGTCCTCACCGGCCGCCGACCTGTGCAGCGACTGCGCCTGACGATCCACGGCTCCGGCCCGTCTCACGGGGTTGCCAGGACCACGGGTGGCTTCGCGTAGAACAGCGAGGACTCCGAGGGCACGGGCACGTCCCACACCTTGCTGGCGCGCTCGCAGGCGCCGGTGATGCTGCAACGGATGATGGCGGCCTTGCCTTCTCCGCTCTGGGCCAAGGTCAGGAAGTGGGCGTCGTCCTCCCAGGCCGTGTCCTTGTCGAGCCGCCCCACGAGGCTCGACTGCTGTTCTGCAGATCGTCCGTCGACCACCCACCATCGAGGCGTTCCTGCCGCGTCGAAATAGGTGTACGTCGCTGTCGCATGTCGCCCGTCCGGCGACCACTCGTGGGGATAGACCCGACAACTCCGCCACAACGTTCGCGCCGGGCGGGACAGCACCGCGACCCGGTTGCAGAACTCCCCTGCGCCGGGCTGCTCGAACACGACCCGGTCGAGTCGGAGGTCGGCGCCCACGGCGGCCTGGTCGTGGACGCGAGCCAGGGTGTCAGGCTGGTAGCTCCACCACACCGTGACGGGGCGGTGCCAGCCGGCACGTCTGCCGATCAGGGCTCGGTGGTCGGTGATGTCGACCAGGTTGGCGTGCCGCAGCTCACGCTGCGCGACGACCTCCCCGGTCCTCGGCCGGGACACGGTGATGACCGTGCGGAGGCCGTCCGGGGTGGACGGGAGCTGGACGGCGACGCTCCTGCCGCTCTCGGACACCGCGACAGGCATCAGCCCCTGCGACCGGGCGACGACGCGCTGGCCGCCGTCGCGCGTGATGTAGACCAAGCGGGTCCATCCGCGAGGGCCGACGTCGTGGTCACGGACGAGATAGCCGCCGTCGACGACCCACAGGGCCTGGTGCTGGCCACGTCTCGTCGCCGGAGTCGTCTGGTCGCCGTCCCTGATGGTGTCGCGCACCATGTGCACGATCGCCGGGTCCGCTCCGCGCGGCAGCGCGGCCGGGTCGATGTCGGACGGTGCGGCGCCCGAGAGCCCAGGGACGAGCGCGAGAGCAGTGAAGGCGATCGCGGCCACGGCGATACGCCGGGCAGCTCCCGTGTGCTTGCCGTGGTGGGTCATGTCTCCTCCTGAGAGGTGTTCACTCCCACAGCGTGCGCCCGCCGGCACAGCGCGGGGCAGTGCCCAATGGCCCCTTCCGGTGCAAGTCGGGGCCCTTCGGACTCACTCCTGCCTCGGACCCCGCGCCTCGTTCTCCGCCGCCCGCCGCTGAAGCACAGCTCTCTCGCCCTCGTTGCGGGTGCGGGCGGCCGCATCGGCGAACGCCTCGGCCGCCTGCGCGTGCAACCCGGCGCGCTCGAGCAGGTCGCCGCGCACACTCGCAACAAGAGGGGAGTCGCCCAGCGCCGCGGGGTCCAGTGCCTCGAGCACGGCAAGGCCCGCATCAGGACCGGACGCCCGCCCGTGGGCGACCGCCCGGTTGACCTCGACCACGGGTCCGGGCGCAGCACCTGACAAGACGTCGTACAAGGCCGCGATTCGATGCCAGTCGGTGTCCTCGGCCTGCTCCGCCCTGGCGTGCTGCTCGGCGATCGCGGCCTGGAGGAAGTACTTGCCGACCGGCTTCCCGCGGGCGGCAAGCACCTCGGCTCGCCGCAGGGCCGCCAGCCCTCGCCGGATCATCAGCTGGTCCCACCGGTTCCGGTCCTGCTGCTCCAGCAGGACCGCGCCGCCGCGCCCGTCGAGGCGTGCCCTCATCCGCGAGCCCTGCAGCTCCAGCAGCGCCTGGAGCCCCAGCACCTCGGGTTCGTCGGGCGCAAGCGCGGCCAGCATCCGTGCCAGCCTCGTCGCCTCGCCCGTGAGCTCGGGACGTGTCCAGCTCTCGCCGGCGGTTGCGGTGTAGCCCTCGTTGAAGATCAGGTAGATCACGGCCATCACGTCGTCGAGGCGCCTGGTCCGTTCCTCCCCCGTCGGCAGGTCGAGCTCGGCGCGCACCTCGGCCAGGGTCTTCTTGGCTCTCGAGATGCGCTGACCCATGGTCGACTCGGTGGTCAGGAACCCGCGCGCGATCTCGGCCGTGGTCAGCCCTCCCACCAGCCGCAGCGTCAGCGCCGCGCGCGACTCGGCGGTCAGGGAGGGATGGCAGGACAAGAAGATGAGCCGAAGGACGTCATCCTCGATGTGGTCGATCGCGCCGACGAAGTCGGGCACCTCGTCCTCCCCTCCACGGCTGGCGCCCTCGACCTCCGCGACCTTCCGGC comes from Nocardioides piscis and encodes:
- a CDS encoding DUF4193 domain-containing protein, whose protein sequence is MATDYDASRKTEDEQKEESREARRLTSGEQDKTSGRIDEDETELAESYELPGADLSHEELAVEVTPRQNDEFTCTSCFLVQHESRRSSPAADLCSDCA
- a CDS encoding RNA polymerase sigma factor → MPAHTRTDDPIEAVHAAWRADSARLVGALTRMTRDVELAADLAQDALVAALEQWPTTGVPDNPTAWLMTTAKRRGIDHFRRADNLRRKVAEVEGASRGGEDEVPDFVGAIDHIEDDVLRLIFLSCHPSLTAESRAALTLRLVGGLTTAEIARGFLTTESTMGQRISRAKKTLAEVRAELDLPTGEERTRRLDDVMAVIYLIFNEGYTATAGESWTRPELTGEATRLARMLAALAPDEPEVLGLQALLELQGSRMRARLDGRGGAVLLEQQDRNRWDQLMIRRGLAALRRAEVLAARGKPVGKYFLQAAIAEQHARAEQAEDTDWHRIAALYDVLSGAAPGPVVEVNRAVAHGRASGPDAGLAVLEALDPAALGDSPLVASVRGDLLERAGLHAQAAEAFADAAARTRNEGERAVLQRRAAENEARGPRQE
- a CDS encoding 2-oxoacid:ferredoxin oxidoreductase subunit beta, translating into MTTDIGLPGLRSGVELIPTTDEKQTGKDFTSDQEVRWCPGCGDYAVLKAVQSFLPDLGLRRENIVFVSGIGCSSRFPYYLDTYGMHSIHGRAPTIATGIATAREDLSVWVVTGDGDALSIGGNHLIHTLRRNVNMTILLFNNRIYGLTKGQYSPTSETGKVTKSTPMGSLDHPFNPVSLALGAEGTFVARTIDSDRKHLTSVLSAAAAHRGTSFVEIYQNCPIFNDGAFDAIKSPDTKADAIIPLVHGEQIRFGAQDESGRGTKALVRDKASGGVKIVEAAEVADAEILVHDAHSADPSTAFAISRLTDSGYLNQSPIGIFRQVERAAYDDQARAQVTTAQGGTSGDQSERLAALISAGDTWTIV
- the rarD gene encoding EamA family transporter RarD, which encodes MPDVRKGLLFGTAAYGLWGLFPLFWPLLEPAGAIEILGHRIVWTALTMLALVALFRRTTAIRAVVVDRRALSLLTVAAAVISVNWATYIWGVNNGRVIEASLGYFINPLVTVLMGVFILGESLRRLQWLALGVASVAVVVLTIDYGHPPWVALVLAFSFGTYGLAKKQAGVGPVESLTVEAVVLAPVAAAYLAWLAFTGASTFGHSGGGHALLMAATGIVTAIPLMLFGAAAIRVPLVALGLLQYLAPVIQFALGVLLFREDMPVARWVGFGLVWIALTMFTVEAINHRRLQLRLVTEASAA